The sequence GCGGGTTCGGCGCATCGATCTCACAATCGAGTGTTCAGCGTCGAGCAATCACTCGACGCTCTGTTCGGCCATCATTTCGAGGAGCGTCTCATCGGCAAGCTTGGTGTCGGTGTATTCGTCCATGTGATAGATCTTCCCGTCGCGGACGTGGAACATGAAGATGTAGTCGTTGTTGTACTCCCGCCCGTCGGCAAGCGTCGAGTACCCCTTGAGTTGGCACGCAACGCGGTCGGCTTCAGCGGTGACGCTCTCGAACTCGAATCGAATTCCGTTCTTGAACAACGACGAAACGGCTGCCACGAAGGCGACTGTCTCCTCCCGAGTCCGCCTCCCGCAAATCTTGGCGGTTCCCCGGGCAAGAGTGTCGAAGTCTTCCGTGAGGACGCTGTCCATCAGCACGGGGTCACCTTCACCGAGTGCCTTCAGGTAGTTCATAGCAACTTCTTTGTTCTTCTCAGTCATGACATTTCCTCCGAGAGTCCTGGATTGGTGAGCTTGTCGCCGAGCGAGCCGCGGGACAGGCGCTTCGGTACGGCCGTTCCGTCGTCAGGCGGTGACCGCGGTGGGAGCCCCTACATCGACGGCAGCGGACGGCGCCGTCCCCGCCGTATCACGCGCGAGTGCCGCCGCATTGCGGCCTGCGATCCGCCCGTAGGTGAGGCAGTTCGCGATCGAGTTCCCGCTTCCGACGTACATTTTGCCGATGACGCCACCGGCGCACTCACCCGCGGCGAACAAACCCGGCACCGGATGCTGATTGCTGCTGAGCACCCGTGCCTCCGAATCGACCGCTGGTCCACAGGCGGTGAGCGCAATCAGCGACAGCCGCAATTCGCAGGCGTAGAAGGGCCCGGTCTCGACGGGACGCATCTGCTCGCCGTCCTTGAGGAAGAGCGAGTCGTGCTTCTGGTGAGCGTCCTCGTTGTATCGTTCGATAGTGCCCACCAAGTTCGACGCCGGCACTCCGAGCTGCTCGGCCAGATCGGAGAGCGTCTCGGCAACCTTCACCTTGCCTTCGGCGATCGCCTCGTCGATCACCGGCTCGAGCCAGTGAGACCTTGGCACACCCGGAAGGTTCACCTTGGTTGCCGCCTCTGTGCTTTCCGGGTTTGCAGCCCGCTTGGCAGCATGATCGAAGATGGCATAGACGCGGTTACCCTGCGCGCGAACGATTGGGTCCACGACGCTGTAAGGCGTCATTTCATCCATGAAACGGCGACCGCTGGAATTCACGATCACCAGCCAACCGGGAAGGTACGCCTGCGGGTCGCGGTTGAAGTCCGCGATCAAAACCCACCCTCCTCGGTCCACTCCTTCGATGTAAGCATCAACGGGTTCTACGAGGTTGAAGATATCTCCAGACCTCGGGAATGCGCCGCCTATGTACCAACTCTTCTCGTCCGCGGCCGCGAGCGGCAGGTACTGCTCATGTAGCTCAGGGTTGCCCGCGAAACCTCCCATGGCGAGCACGACAGCGTCCGCGCGTACGACCTCGTCGCCGACCGCAATACCACGGACACGTCCGCCTTCAACCACGAGGCGGTCCACGCGTTGGCTCAGGGCGATGTCGATATTCGGCTGCTTGCGGATGTGGCGGGTCAGCACGTCGATGATCTCCTGCCCCTGTCCAGGAACGGAATGGCCCCGCGGTGCGCGCTCTTCACCTGCGCTGATGAGCTGGTTCTGGAAAGTGACGCCGAGATCACGGATCCACTCGAAAGTGTCCGGAAGCTCGTCCACCAGGCGCCGAACCACCGAAGGAGTCACGTCCCAGTGGTTGGCCAGCATGTAGTCCTGGAACAGCTCGTCAGGATGATCATCGAGGCCGTTGGCGCGCTGCAGGCTCGTTCCTGCGGCCATCATAATTCCGGTCGAGAGTCGGCTGGCACCTCCCAGAATCGTCTCACCCTCCACTAGGAGGACTTTCGCGCCGTCCGACGCGGCCTCCAGCGCCGCCGACATCCCCGCCATTCCCGAGCCGACGACAATCACGTCTACGTCGCTCGCGGCAACGTCGTTGTCGAGTGTGCTCAATGGTCTCTCCTATCGATCGGTGTTGCGGTTCAACGTGACTGAATGCACGCCAAACAGCGTGAGGCTCTACTCTGCATGGTGTTAGTAAGAGGTCGAACTTGTTCGGTTGCACGCACCCATGGCCGCCTTGACGGACCGGCCTGCATTCCGATTTCGTCCGCTTGCCCGCGGAAACGTATGGGTGACCCTTCTCCGAGGTTTTCGAAGGTCCGCCCGAAACGAAACAAGCGGCGGTGTCCCTAATCTTATGCAAAATAATCGCCATGTGTCCAGGGCCACATTCTCGACTCGAAGTCGAGGGAATCTTCTTCATGAAGACGGCCGCGATCAGGGCGCCAGTTGTCATGGCGGAGAAGCAATGCCAGAGTTGACCGCCGGATCGAGAAGCCCTCTACACACCAATCTGGGATTTCCAAGACGTCGACGGCATCGACGTCCGCCGCAGTAGTGCCGAGCGGTTACGACTCTGGAGTGCGTCTCGACAGAGTTCGTCCCGTACCGCAGTTTGGCGTCATTGAATAGGAGTCGCATCGGAGCGTGGGTGGACAACGCTGCTGCCGATACAGTTCGGGGGCATTCATCACACGGTGCGATGAATGCCCCCAGACACATGCGATCAGACGCGCCCGGCGATGTAATCCATCAGCCTGGCATGGAAGTGCCGGATCCGACTCTCCTGATAGGAGGCCAGGGTGATGCCCGGCTTGGTGCGCTGTAACGCTTTGAGGCCCCGCTGAACCTGGGGCATGTTGATGCGATCCTGGTTGACCACGGCGCTCAAGTTCCCCAGTTCCGGGGCATCGAGCCAGTCGCCGTCGCGCTCGAGCCAGTGCACCGGTGCCGGCTTGGGTCGCGGTCCTCCCTCCGGCACCGGTGTGAGGTAGAAGATCTCGAGGATGCAGGAGTCGGGATCCTCACCATTGGGCCGGAAGCGGTAGTAGATGTTCGTCATCCCCGAGTCCCACGGAAAAAAATTGGGGAAGACGAAATACTGCACGGCGTCCATGAGCTGATATGCCGGCACGGAGGTGAGATCCAGACCCAGGCGGGGCGCGAGATCCTCCCGGATCGTGTTGACGATGCGCTTGCGCGCCGTCATTCCCTCGGGCAGGCCTTCGAGCATCTCCCTCGGCACATCACGCGAGTTCTCACCGAGCCGCTCCTCGTAGAACGTACGGGCTGCAAGGTAGCTCTCGTAGATGTCCTCTTCCTCCAGCTCACCGAGCGTGCTGCTGCTGACACCGCGAGCTGACAGGACACGGTTGACGTTCTTCCCGAACAGATCAACCTGACTCATGTAGTCCTGGATGCTCGGCGCCGTCTGCGGGTGAGTTGCCGGCAGGTGGTAGGCCTCGATGAAGGCCTCGAGGGCAACCTTCCAGTTCGCCGACACCACCTGGGCAACGTGCGCCGACTTGAAGCGCGCTTCGTAGCTGGTGTGCTTGAAGTGGTCGGGAATGGGTGCCAGAAAGTCCTCGAGCGGTTCGCAGTCCGGGTCCATATTGATGAAAACGAATCCGCCCCAGGTACCTACGCGCGCCTCGGGCAAGGCAAACCTCTCACGGTCCACGTGTTTGAAGTCCCACTCGCTACATGGCAGCCGTTTGATCTCTCCGTCCAGCTCCCATGTCCAGCCGTGGAACGGGCAGCGAAATTCGGGGACCTTCCCGTCCGTGGCCCGCAGTCGGCGACCACGATGAAGACAGGCATTCTGGAGGGCCTTGATCTCCCCGCTCGCAGTGCGGGTGATGATGAAGGAGTCATTGACGATCTCGTAGACGATGTGGTCGCCGGGCTCTGGAATCTCTTCCTCCCGACACACCATCTGCCACGCCTTACGCCAGACGTGTTCGACTTCGAGCTCGAGGAATTCGCGCGACGTGTATCGGTCGATCGGAATGTCCTCGTCACCGAGGTCCGTCCACGACGGCCGCATGAACTCCGGAATCTCGTCGCCGTCCTCGCGGATGACTTGCTGGTAGGTCTTGCCCACTCGCCCGGCAACCTTCTGCTCGATCAGGGCTTCTGCGTCGGTCTGTTCGGACGACGGTTCGGAAAGCTGCGTCATATCGGAATGCTCCTCTCGCTAACGAATCACTTGTCCGGGCCGATGTAGGCACCAGCGACGTAGTCGAGCATCACCTGGTCCGCATAGCTCAGGTCGCCGGAGACCCGCGTCCCGTCCCGCTCGAACACGCCGCTCTGGCCGGTCGCGGGATCTTCGACTGCCACGGTCCCGTCGGGCAGCAGCGCGAAAACCATGTTCGTGCCGCGCTGCACCAATTTCTTACTCATCTGTCGCTCCTTAGGCGTATACCGCGGTTTGTCTTCGATCAGGCGTAGTGCTCGGCCCTGGCCACCATCAGGCCGTCTTCCGCACACCGCGTTTGACGACCACTAGATCGCCTACCGGCCGGGCCTGGCATGCCAGACGCAAGGTGCCCTCGTTGACGGGGTCCAGGACGGCTTCTAATCCCTCCGCCTCGAACGGTTCGACGGAGTTCAGATGTTCTGCCCCCTCGATCACCGACATGAAGCACATGTGGCAGGTGCCCATGCCCTCGCAGGTCGTCGGCCACCGCACGCTCTGCTCGACAGCCGCCTCGTAGACGCTCTGACCGCGGGCAACGTCGAGGACTATGCCTTTGGGCTGGACCGTGACCGTGACATTGTCGCCTCCTGGCTGCTGCATCTGTCTCCTTCGAATGCGTATGCGGCTTCAGACTGGTGTGCTTTATTGTATGCAAAATATTCGTCGTGTGTCCAGGTTCACAATTCTTACGGGGAAATGCCTACACAAGGCCGAGCGTCGCCGGGGCGTTGAGCTCGAGACGCTTGCGCACACCGTCAGTGGTGTCCGCTTCGACCGACACCACCAACTGGTCGACCCCGGCGGACTCGTACGCACTCACCAGTTCCGTGGTGAGGCGCGCACGGGGAGTCACCGTGATCTGGAAGTCCTTCAGATCGCGTCCGATCGCGTCTGCGTGCCGGACCATCAGCTCGCGTGCCTCCGCAACCTCGTCCGGGGTTTGACCGAAGCCGTACCACCCCGTTCCCAGTGCGGCTGCATCACGCAACGCCAGCGGTGTGGCGCCACCGAGGACCAGGCGCGGACCGCCTTCCTGGATCGGACGCGGATACGCGTCGATACCGTCGAATTCCACGAAGTCTCCGTGAAATTGGGGGTCGTCCATTGTCCACATCGCACGCAACGCTGCAAGATGCTCTCGAAAGCGAGCTCGCCGACGTTCCATCGGGACGCCGGTTGCTCGGAACTCGGGAACGACGTACCCCACGCCGACTCCGAGGACCAACCGCCCGCGGGAGAGAACGTCGACCGTGGCGGCAGCCTTCGCAAGTTGAACGGGGCCTCGCTGGGTCAACACGAGGATTCCGGTGCATAACTCGATGCGGTCGGTGAACGCCGCGAGGTACCCCAGGGTGACCAGCGGGTCCATGATGGGCCAGTCCGGGTCGAGCGGCGGTTTGGGTTGCCGCGGCTTCGGCAAGATCGCATGGTCGGCGGTCCACAGCGAGTGGTACCCGAGCTCCTCGCCTCGTGCTGCGAGTTCGCCCGCTTCGTCAGAGGCCATACCGCCGACATTGGCTCCGAAAAACCCGAGCTTCACGTTGTGCCTCCTGCAAAAAAAGTGCGCAGACTTTGCGCGTCGCTACGAGATTCGGTCCCGCACCGCGTCTCGCGCCCGCGCGCGATCAGGGTGCTGGGATGTTTCGTCGAACGCCTGGGTCTCCAATTCCAACTGCTCGGCTAGGTGACGCCGGTGGGAGTCCTTCAGCAGTCTCTTGGTCACAGGTACTGCCAGGCCGGGCATATACGCCAGACGGGTTGCGAGGTCCACGGCGCATGCG comes from Rhodococcus oxybenzonivorans and encodes:
- a CDS encoding 2Fe-2S iron-sulfur cluster-binding protein, with amino-acid sequence MQQPGGDNVTVTVQPKGIVLDVARGQSVYEAAVEQSVRWPTTCEGMGTCHMCFMSVIEGAEHLNSVEPFEAEGLEAVLDPVNEGTLRLACQARPVGDLVVVKRGVRKTA
- a CDS encoding TIGR03619 family F420-dependent LLM class oxidoreductase codes for the protein MKLGFFGANVGGMASDEAGELAARGEELGYHSLWTADHAILPKPRQPKPPLDPDWPIMDPLVTLGYLAAFTDRIELCTGILVLTQRGPVQLAKAAATVDVLSRGRLVLGVGVGYVVPEFRATGVPMERRRARFREHLAALRAMWTMDDPQFHGDFVEFDGIDAYPRPIQEGGPRLVLGGATPLALRDAAALGTGWYGFGQTPDEVAEARELMVRHADAIGRDLKDFQITVTPRARLTTELVSAYESAGVDQLVVSVEADTTDGVRKRLELNAPATLGLV
- a CDS encoding nuclear transport factor 2 family protein, with amino-acid sequence MTEKNKEVAMNYLKALGEGDPVLMDSVLTEDFDTLARGTAKICGRRTREETVAFVAAVSSLFKNGIRFEFESVTAEADRVACQLKGYSTLADGREYNNDYIFMFHVRDGKIYHMDEYTDTKLADETLLEMMAEQSVE
- a CDS encoding aromatic ring-hydroxylating oxygenase subunit alpha yields the protein MTQLSEPSSEQTDAEALIEQKVAGRVGKTYQQVIREDGDEIPEFMRPSWTDLGDEDIPIDRYTSREFLELEVEHVWRKAWQMVCREEEIPEPGDHIVYEIVNDSFIITRTASGEIKALQNACLHRGRRLRATDGKVPEFRCPFHGWTWELDGEIKRLPCSEWDFKHVDRERFALPEARVGTWGGFVFINMDPDCEPLEDFLAPIPDHFKHTSYEARFKSAHVAQVVSANWKVALEAFIEAYHLPATHPQTAPSIQDYMSQVDLFGKNVNRVLSARGVSSSTLGELEEEDIYESYLAARTFYEERLGENSRDVPREMLEGLPEGMTARKRIVNTIREDLAPRLGLDLTSVPAYQLMDAVQYFVFPNFFPWDSGMTNIYYRFRPNGEDPDSCILEIFYLTPVPEGGPRPKPAPVHWLERDGDWLDAPELGNLSAVVNQDRINMPQVQRGLKALQRTKPGITLASYQESRIRHFHARLMDYIAGRV
- a CDS encoding FAD-dependent oxidoreductase, which produces MSTLDNDVAASDVDVIVVGSGMAGMSAALEAASDGAKVLLVEGETILGGASRLSTGIMMAAGTSLQRANGLDDHPDELFQDYMLANHWDVTPSVVRRLVDELPDTFEWIRDLGVTFQNQLISAGEERAPRGHSVPGQGQEIIDVLTRHIRKQPNIDIALSQRVDRLVVEGGRVRGIAVGDEVVRADAVVLAMGGFAGNPELHEQYLPLAAADEKSWYIGGAFPRSGDIFNLVEPVDAYIEGVDRGGWVLIADFNRDPQAYLPGWLVIVNSSGRRFMDEMTPYSVVDPIVRAQGNRVYAIFDHAAKRAANPESTEAATKVNLPGVPRSHWLEPVIDEAIAEGKVKVAETLSDLAEQLGVPASNLVGTIERYNEDAHQKHDSLFLKDGEQMRPVETGPFYACELRLSLIALTACGPAVDSEARVLSSNQHPVPGLFAAGECAGGVIGKMYVGSGNSIANCLTYGRIAGRNAAALARDTAGTAPSAAVDVGAPTAVTA